In the genome of Pseudopipra pipra isolate bDixPip1 chromosome 4, bDixPip1.hap1, whole genome shotgun sequence, one region contains:
- the MRPL1 gene encoding large ribosomal subunit protein uL1m, with translation MAAPSARCLWRALAPQRGWVRAGLEQRLAAPTVVSAATARPFAAAAKPAKKGAQWTRQEKAKDKPSRRRRPLMTKPVDDVYLTWLYRRPFYDLEQAVGMLKKFQQLDFTHPKQFVYINVFLDMALKKKKLDPFSGAVVLPHRFTDEVKKVLVFTENEQEAEIARESGAEIVGGLELMKWILEDEIQADFYVAVPAIIPKLVPLRNKLKRKFPSTRKNSLGSDIPKMVKLFRECHEYAVQDESVIKTRIARLDMPTEHIIANLKAVIHDICTFKPPPYDPIVQRLVIRSSTSEGLQVNLDGILPQVEKAEEKEEEEEERRADDEDEAEKPVQEPVST, from the exons ATGGCGGCGCCCAGCGCCCGCTGCCTGTGGAGAG CACTGGCCCCGCAGCGCGGGTGGGTCCGCGCCGGGCTGGAGCAGCGCCTCGCCGCCCCCACCGTGGTGAGCGCCGCGACCGCCCGGCCCTTCGCGGCGGCAGCCAA ACCTGCCAAAAAAGGTGCCCAGTGGACCAGGCAGGAGAAAGCCAAGGACAAGCCCtcccgccggcggcggccgctgATGACCAAGCCCGTGGACGACGTGTACCTGACGTGGCTCTACCGGCGCCCCTTCTACGACCTGGAGCAGGCCGTGGGCATGCTGAAGAAGTTCCAGCAGCTGGACTTCACTCACCCCAAGCAGTTTGTCTATATCAATGTGTTCCTGGACATGGCCCTGAAGAAG AAAAAGCTGGATCCTTTCTCGGGTGCCGTCGTCCTTCCCCACCGCTTTACAGATGAAGTGAAGAAGGTTTTGGTTTTCACAGAG AATGAGCAAGAAGCTGAAATAGCTCGGGAGAGTGGAGCTGAGATCGTGGGGGGACTTGAATTAATGAAATGG ATCTTGGAGGATGAAATCCAAGCAGATTTCTATGTGGCTGTTCCTGCCATAATACCCAAGCTAGTACCACTGAGGAACAAACTGAAACGGAAATTCCCCAGCACCAGAAAAA attcCCTGGGCAGTGATATTCCCAAAATGGTGAAGCTCTTCAGGGAATGTCACGAGTACGCCGTGCAAGACGAGAGTGTAATCAAGACAAGGATAGCCAGG ctggatATGCCTACTGAGCACATAATTGCCAATCTAAAGGCAGTTATCCATGACATCTGCACCTTCAAGCCACCACCTTATG ATCCCATTGTGCAGAGGTTGGTGATCAGATCTTCAACCAGTGAAGGTTTGCAAGTGAACCTTGATGGAATCTTACCTCAAGtggagaaagcagaagaaaaggaagaagaagaagaagaaagaagagcagATGATGAGGATGAAGCAGAAAAACCTGTCCAGGAACCCGTTAGTACCTGA